A genomic segment from Clostridium pasteurianum BC1 encodes:
- a CDS encoding alpha-D-ribose 1-methylphosphonate 5-phosphate C-P-lyase PhnJ, producing the protein MKINYNFAFFDESSKKEIRRASLKAVAIPGYQVPFASREMPIARGWGTGGLQLTLSLIGKKDILKVIDQGADESVNAVNIKKLIQNTTGVKITEKTEEATIIQSRHRIPEVKLESSQILVLQVPIPEPLRAVEPSEYKTKRLHAENEYSGVWLMLFEQIMKYGDMSTGADHPVFANGRYVMSPSPIPRFDNKKMNYSEALILLGAGREKKIYAIPPYTEITSLHFEDYAFKPENFEGKSCKICGASNVYLDEFIDEKTSEKYYQCNDTSYCIERMNSRENISK; encoded by the coding sequence ATGAAGATAAATTATAATTTTGCTTTCTTTGATGAAAGCTCTAAGAAGGAAATCAGGAGAGCTTCTTTAAAGGCTGTTGCAATTCCTGGATATCAGGTACCTTTTGCATCAAGAGAAATGCCCATTGCAAGAGGCTGGGGTACAGGAGGACTTCAATTAACACTATCCTTAATTGGAAAAAAAGATATATTAAAGGTTATAGATCAGGGAGCGGATGAATCTGTAAATGCAGTAAACATAAAAAAACTTATACAAAATACTACTGGTGTAAAAATTACAGAAAAAACAGAAGAAGCTACTATAATTCAATCAAGACATAGAATTCCAGAAGTAAAGCTTGAAAGTAGTCAAATACTAGTTTTGCAGGTTCCAATTCCAGAACCACTTAGGGCCGTTGAACCAAGTGAATATAAAACAAAAAGACTTCATGCTGAAAATGAGTATAGTGGTGTCTGGCTAATGCTTTTTGAACAAATTATGAAATATGGAGATATGTCAACAGGCGCTGATCATCCTGTATTTGCCAATGGGAGATATGTGATGTCACCAAGCCCTATTCCACGTTTTGATAATAAAAAAATGAATTATTCTGAGGCTTTAATTCTTTTAGGGGCAGGTAGAGAGAAAAAAATATATGCTATTCCACCTTATACAGAAATAACATCCTTACATTTTGAGGATTATGCCTTTAAACCAGAAAATTTTGAAGGTAAGAGTTGTAAAATATGTGGCGCTTCTAATGTATACCTTGATGAATTCATAGATGAAAAAACTAGTGAAAAATATTATCAGTGTAACGATACAAGCTATTGTATCGAGAGAATGAATAGCAGAGAGAATATATCAAAGTAG
- a CDS encoding phosphonate C-P lyase system protein PhnL, which yields MKVGDRVEQLLKIENLYKTFTIHNLGKHIKASQNINISLNKGEFIGITGKSGSGKSTILKCIYRTYTTDEGSIWYESKKFGLINILDISERQMLYLRKYEIGYVSQFLNSMPRTTAKEIVEHSVLEMGYSKEYASQEAEKMLGHFEFDRELWDSYPNNFSGGEKLRLNIAMAMVKHPRLLLLDEPTASLDNYSKEKVKELIKQLKIEGTTMIGIFHDIDFMEGLCDKKYNMQAGEFI from the coding sequence ATGAAAGTAGGTGATAGGGTGGAGCAGTTATTAAAAATAGAAAATTTATATAAAACTTTTACTATTCACAATTTAGGAAAACATATAAAAGCATCACAAAACATTAATATATCTTTAAATAAAGGCGAATTCATAGGAATTACAGGTAAAAGCGGCAGTGGAAAATCCACTATACTTAAGTGTATTTATAGAACTTACACAACTGATGAAGGCAGTATATGGTATGAATCTAAAAAGTTTGGATTGATTAATATTTTAGACATATCAGAAAGACAAATGCTATATTTGAGAAAATATGAAATTGGTTATGTGTCCCAATTTCTTAATAGCATGCCAAGAACTACAGCTAAGGAAATTGTTGAACATTCAGTTTTAGAAATGGGTTATAGTAAAGAGTATGCTTCACAGGAGGCAGAAAAAATGCTTGGACATTTTGAATTTGACAGAGAACTGTGGGACAGCTATCCAAATAATTTTTCAGGGGGAGAAAAATTACGTCTAAATATAGCAATGGCAATGGTTAAGCATCCAAGGTTATTACTTTTAGATGAACCAACTGCCAGTTTAGACAATTATTCTAAGGAAAAGGTAAAGGAACTTATAAAACAGTTAAAAATTGAAGGGACTACAATGATAGGAATATTTCATGATATTGACTTCATGGAAGGACTTTGTGATAAGAAATATAATATGCAGGCGGGGGAATTCATATGA
- a CDS encoding ATP-binding cassette domain-containing protein — translation MMFMEDPILRIKNLNKQFGSGCEKCSGLRDTLEKNFCPECGTVYACQDISFDLYQGEILGVVGESGSGKSTMMECLYFDKEVTSGEAYIGNYKEGKANIFLESSQQKRFIKNNVLGKVYQSPIQGLRMNFSSIGNIAEKLISAGHRNVGDMEERGKKLLEKVNIPLFRMKEAPKNFSGGMQQRVQIAKALSNNPPILLLDEVTTGLDLSVQANVLDLIKEIQRELGISMIVVSHDLGVIRMLADRTIVMLNGKIIERGLTDQILEDPQSAYTQQLVYSLL, via the coding sequence ATGATGTTTATGGAAGATCCAATACTAAGGATTAAAAATTTAAACAAACAATTTGGCAGCGGCTGTGAAAAATGCAGTGGATTAAGGGATACGCTGGAAAAGAATTTTTGCCCGGAGTGCGGTACTGTATATGCATGCCAGGATATTTCCTTTGATTTATACCAGGGAGAGATACTTGGAGTTGTGGGAGAAAGTGGCAGTGGCAAGTCTACTATGATGGAGTGCTTATACTTTGATAAAGAAGTTACTTCTGGAGAGGCATATATAGGTAATTATAAAGAAGGGAAAGCTAATATATTTTTGGAATCCTCCCAGCAAAAAAGATTTATAAAGAATAATGTGTTGGGAAAAGTTTATCAGAGTCCAATACAAGGACTGAGAATGAATTTCTCATCTATAGGTAATATTGCTGAAAAATTAATTTCAGCTGGTCACAGAAATGTAGGAGACATGGAGGAAAGAGGTAAAAAACTTTTGGAAAAGGTTAATATTCCACTTTTTAGAATGAAGGAAGCTCCTAAAAACTTTTCTGGGGGGATGCAGCAAAGGGTACAAATTGCTAAAGCCCTATCAAATAATCCGCCAATTTTATTGCTGGATGAAGTTACTACAGGCTTAGATTTATCTGTACAGGCAAATGTACTTGATTTAATTAAAGAAATTCAAAGAGAACTTGGAATAAGTATGATTGTAGTATCCCATGATTTAGGTGTTATAAGAATGCTGGCAGATAGAACAATTGTTATGCTCAATGGAAAAATCATTGAGAGAGGTCTAACAGATCAGATACTTGAAGATCCACAGTCTGCATACACACAGCAATTGGTATATTCACTTCTATAG
- a CDS encoding phosphate/phosphite/phosphonate ABC transporter substrate-binding protein, with amino-acid sequence MKKLLLVITNLIIAVAVLAGCSGSGASNQSGDNVKPYDTINVVWYPNESAADYKDARDEVCKIIADATGKKVEQQTTTDYSIAIEAIASGKGQIAFMGGQGYVEAHTKNAKILPLVVNTGASGTLDDAIYYSWLSVNKGDESQYQKDGKYTLDNIQGKKMSYVSNSSTSGFKVPTTNIVSYFSKTDKWKNIKVDDLSEGGSDKFFKEVLFGQSHQVSAANLLNKKADVAAFCDTALAPYVDVETGKANTVGAVYKVKADASDPFTNLRGKEYVLISVTPVLNGPFAVNTGALNKDDIDKIQTALTSDTTANDSKIYYKKGSKGLIEKTKNEHFTKVDDSWYNPIRELSK; translated from the coding sequence ATGAAAAAACTTCTATTAGTTATTACAAATCTTATTATTGCAGTTGCAGTATTAGCAGGATGTTCAGGGTCAGGCGCTTCAAATCAATCTGGGGATAATGTAAAGCCATATGACACTATCAATGTAGTATGGTATCCAAATGAATCCGCTGCTGACTATAAGGATGCTCGTGATGAAGTATGTAAGATTATTGCAGATGCTACTGGTAAAAAGGTTGAACAACAAACTACAACTGATTATTCAATTGCCATAGAAGCTATAGCTAGTGGCAAAGGACAAATAGCCTTCATGGGTGGACAAGGTTATGTAGAAGCCCACACTAAAAATGCTAAAATATTACCATTAGTTGTAAATACGGGTGCTTCAGGTACTTTAGATGATGCTATATATTATAGCTGGTTGTCAGTTAATAAGGGCGATGAAAGCCAATACCAAAAGGATGGTAAGTATACTTTAGATAATATTCAGGGAAAGAAAATGTCTTATGTATCCAATAGTTCAACTTCAGGTTTTAAAGTACCTACTACAAATATAGTAAGTTATTTTTCAAAGACTGATAAATGGAAGAATATAAAGGTTGATGATTTGTCAGAAGGTGGAAGCGATAAGTTCTTTAAAGAAGTACTATTTGGCCAATCACACCAGGTATCAGCAGCAAATCTTTTAAATAAAAAAGCAGATGTAGCTGCTTTCTGTGATACAGCATTAGCACCATATGTTGATGTTGAAACTGGAAAAGCTAATACAGTAGGTGCCGTTTACAAGGTAAAGGCTGATGCGTCTGATCCATTTACTAATTTAAGAGGTAAGGAATATGTACTTATTAGTGTTACACCAGTATTAAATGGACCATTTGCTGTAAATACAGGAGCACTTAATAAGGATGATATTGATAAGATACAAACTGCTTTAACTTCAGATACTACAGCAAATGATTCTAAAATATACTATAAAAAAGGTTCAAAAGGACTAATTGAAAAGACTAAAAATGAACATTTTACAAAGGTTGATGATTCTTGGTACAATCCAATAAGAGAACTTTCAAAATAG
- the phnH gene encoding phosphonate C-P lyase system protein PhnH — protein sequence MKIDMVHDVQAAYRKLLNCMSRPGVIESIEEESSKIHIDIKILNSTLVLMFILLDSEVSFKIVSKYEAEIAKLVQQLTYAKAESVEKADFIFVLKDSEKIMLEEALTYAKEGDLINPHKSATVVIETNKINNEKKFSLKGPGVKNENYIDVELDNIWLEKLRKKNIEFPMGIDIVFTDVNSNLTCLPRATKVLRKVN from the coding sequence ATGAAAATTGATATGGTTCATGATGTACAGGCAGCTTATAGAAAATTATTAAATTGTATGTCAAGACCTGGAGTTATTGAGAGCATAGAAGAGGAAAGCAGCAAAATCCATATTGATATAAAAATTTTAAATTCTACATTAGTTTTGATGTTTATTTTATTGGATTCAGAGGTGAGTTTTAAGATTGTTTCCAAATATGAAGCGGAAATTGCAAAGCTTGTGCAGCAATTAACATACGCGAAGGCTGAAAGTGTGGAAAAAGCTGATTTTATATTTGTGTTAAAGGATTCAGAAAAAATTATGCTGGAGGAAGCATTAACCTATGCTAAAGAGGGAGATCTAATAAATCCTCATAAATCAGCCACTGTGGTTATTGAGACCAATAAGATAAACAATGAAAAAAAGTTTTCATTAAAGGGACCTGGCGTAAAGAATGAAAATTATATAGATGTAGAACTGGATAATATCTGGTTAGAAAAATTACGTAAAAAGAATATAGAATTTCCCATGGGAATAGATATAGTTTTTACAGATGTGAATTCAAATTTAACATGTTTACCAAGGGCCACAAAGGTTTTAAGGAAGGTGAATTAA
- a CDS encoding DapH/DapD/GlmU-related protein, with protein sequence MNTEEKVLTIEPLIGENCKIVNSKLGEFTEVGVFNFYENVVLGDYSYTGQFCFLQNVEIGRFTNIAAMVRIGPTNHPMERPSLHHFTYRRKMYGFDDKDDEEFFEKRKSSKTYIENDAWIGHSAIIMPGVTIGNGAIVGSGAIVTKDVEPYTIVAGVPAKIIRKRFNDDIIYKLESIKWWNWSHKKIKENFNDFLLNIDDFVEKHYESR encoded by the coding sequence ATGAATACTGAGGAAAAAGTACTGACAATAGAACCTTTAATAGGTGAGAACTGTAAAATTGTAAATTCAAAACTGGGTGAATTTACAGAGGTTGGGGTTTTTAATTTCTATGAAAATGTTGTTCTTGGCGATTACTCCTATACAGGACAATTTTGTTTTCTGCAAAACGTTGAAATAGGCAGATTTACTAATATTGCTGCCATGGTGAGAATAGGACCTACAAATCATCCTATGGAAAGGCCTAGCTTACATCATTTTACCTATAGAAGGAAGATGTATGGTTTTGATGATAAAGATGATGAAGAATTTTTTGAAAAGAGAAAAAGTAGTAAAACATATATTGAAAATGATGCTTGGATAGGTCACAGTGCAATTATTATGCCTGGTGTAACCATAGGAAATGGAGCTATAGTTGGAAGTGGAGCTATAGTGACAAAAGATGTGGAGCCCTATACCATAGTTGCAGGTGTACCAGCAAAAATAATTAGAAAGAGGTTTAATGATGATATCATTTATAAATTGGAAAGCATTAAATGGTGGAATTGGTCTCATAAAAAGATAAAGGAAAATTTCAATGATTTTTTATTGAATATAGATGACTTTGTGGAAAAGCATTATGAAAGTAGGTGA
- the phnG gene encoding phosphonate C-P lyase system protein PhnG has product MRRRRRTEILIKGSSEIAKNMFKEIEKNYEIKTIEEPDSALVMIKMRESSKNSLFYLGEVLVTEAKVQINEAFGIGIVRGNKPEFAYWLAVIDAAYNLELKETGSWEKILVEEEKRIKTEEALNDSKILKTKVNFESMKV; this is encoded by the coding sequence ATGAGAAGAAGAAGGCGAACTGAAATTTTAATTAAGGGATCTAGTGAAATAGCAAAAAATATGTTTAAAGAAATAGAGAAAAATTATGAAATAAAAACCATAGAGGAGCCAGATAGTGCTCTTGTAATGATAAAAATGCGAGAAAGCTCTAAGAATTCATTATTTTATCTTGGAGAAGTGTTGGTTACTGAAGCAAAGGTACAAATTAATGAAGCTTTTGGAATAGGAATTGTAAGGGGAAACAAACCTGAATTTGCCTATTGGCTTGCAGTTATTGATGCTGCTTACAATTTAGAATTAAAAGAAACAGGTAGCTGGGAAAAAATCTTAGTTGAAGAAGAAAAAAGGATAAAAACTGAAGAGGCTTTAAATGATAGCAAAATTTTAAAAACCAAAGTCAATTTTGAAAGTATGAAAGTGTAA
- a CDS encoding cupin domain-containing protein translates to MNNLIKNIEFSNILNLKDLVSYQEGQVISRTLAQTPAVNITLFSLDKNEGISSHVTPGDAMVQILDGTAEITIGDNTFTVKEGETIIMPSNIPHALQACEKFKMLLTVIKN, encoded by the coding sequence ATAAATAATTTAATAAAAAATATAGAATTTTCAAATATACTCAATTTAAAGGATTTAGTGTCATATCAGGAGGGCCAGGTTATAAGCAGAACTCTTGCACAGACACCTGCTGTAAATATCACTTTATTTTCATTGGACAAAAATGAAGGAATTAGTTCACATGTGACTCCAGGAGATGCCATGGTTCAAATATTGGACGGTACAGCTGAAATTACAATAGGAGATAATACTTTTACTGTCAAAGAAGGCGAAACTATAATAATGCCTTCCAACATTCCACATGCACTCCAAGCTTGTGAAAAATTTAAAATGCTTTTAACAGTGATAAAGAATTAA
- the phnM gene encoding phosphonate metabolism protein PhnM encodes MYLITNGRIVTENEILEGYDLLIEDDSIKEIRKQGQIRSNYFKEVIDAKNGYVAPGFIDIHSDYIETMTAPRPTSIMDFSISLREEEKILINQGITTMFHSITMDENQLKNVPIRNPENVREMINAINVLHKNKPLIRHNFHARIEIDNVNQIDNIKRYIKDGKVNLISFMDHTPGQGQYRSLEVYRKTLRGYRHISDEEIETIINSRETKEKITDETIKEIAALAMKNNISIASHDDDSVEKLEVVKNYGANISEFPITLDVAKFAKEMGMYTIAGAPNVLLGGSHSGNLCAVEGIKNNYIDILCSDYYPAAMLHAVFLLNEKHGLDINKMFNLVTINPARAVNMDKTIGSIEEGKKADIIIIEKLDNEFPVITSVFVDGKLTSRTNYCI; translated from the coding sequence GTGTATTTAATTACAAATGGGAGAATAGTAACTGAAAATGAAATATTAGAAGGTTATGATCTATTAATTGAAGATGATTCAATTAAAGAAATAAGAAAGCAGGGACAGATTAGGAGTAATTATTTTAAAGAAGTAATTGATGCTAAGAACGGGTATGTGGCACCAGGATTTATTGATATACATTCAGATTATATTGAGACTATGACTGCACCAAGACCAACATCAATAATGGATTTTTCAATAAGCTTAAGAGAGGAAGAAAAAATTTTAATTAATCAGGGAATAACAACTATGTTTCATTCTATTACTATGGATGAAAATCAACTTAAAAATGTGCCCATAAGAAATCCTGAAAATGTGAGAGAAATGATTAATGCTATTAATGTATTGCATAAAAATAAACCTCTTATAAGGCATAATTTTCATGCAAGAATTGAAATAGATAATGTTAATCAAATTGACAATATAAAAAGATATATTAAGGATGGTAAAGTTAATTTGATTTCTTTTATGGATCATACTCCAGGTCAGGGTCAATACAGAAGCTTGGAAGTATATAGAAAAACACTGAGAGGGTATAGACATATATCTGATGAGGAAATAGAAACAATCATTAATAGTAGGGAGACTAAGGAAAAAATAACAGATGAAACTATAAAGGAAATTGCAGCTTTAGCAATGAAAAATAATATTTCCATAGCTTCTCATGATGACGATAGTGTGGAAAAACTAGAAGTTGTTAAAAATTATGGTGCAAATATAAGTGAATTTCCTATAACTTTAGATGTGGCAAAATTCGCTAAGGAAATGGGTATGTATACAATTGCAGGAGCGCCAAATGTACTATTAGGTGGGTCTCATTCAGGTAATTTATGTGCAGTAGAGGGTATAAAAAATAATTATATTGACATACTCTGCAGTGATTATTATCCAGCAGCTATGCTTCATGCAGTATTTTTACTCAATGAAAAGCATGGTCTTGATATAAATAAAATGTTTAATCTGGTTACAATAAATCCAGCCAGGGCAGTAAATATGGATAAAACTATAGGATCCATAGAGGAAGGTAAAAAGGCAGATATAATTATAATAGAAAAATTAGATAATGAGTTCCCAGTGATTACATCAGTTTTTGTTGATGGAAAATTAACCTCAAGGACTAATTACTGCATATGA
- a CDS encoding carbon-phosphorus lyase complex subunit PhnI yields MGYVAVKGGTKAIEESIKRLKYKRLKGGEILKVNEIQSGMRGLIDQIMSESSLYSEELAALAIKQSEGNSEEAVFLLRAYRSTLPRKHYTRTVESIHMSVERRISASFKDVPGGQILGAAYDYTHRLMDFELADESKEEALSWLKNFQGDAAQQESEDVLRKMPKVMDFLREEGLIRTYEKDDKNPIDITKKSIEFPTERSERLQILTRGQTGAVVSLGYAALRGYGSLHPTVGELRVGTLPLYISDLLGNSCKEEEDFYIGDIEVTEVEMFIPKTVEGKKGEQSLEFGIGYGICYGQNETKAMAMAILDQCLETKDEKYPTHNEEFVLMHIDSVESSGFMSHLKLPHYVTFQSKLDSVRKTRKGKGVIE; encoded by the coding sequence GTGGGTTATGTTGCGGTAAAGGGTGGAACTAAGGCTATAGAGGAATCTATTAAGAGGTTAAAATATAAAAGATTAAAAGGCGGCGAGATTTTAAAGGTTAATGAAATACAGTCAGGCATGAGAGGTCTTATTGATCAAATAATGTCAGAGAGCAGTTTGTATTCTGAAGAATTGGCAGCACTTGCAATTAAACAGTCGGAGGGTAATTCTGAGGAAGCAGTATTTTTATTAAGAGCTTATAGATCTACTTTGCCGAGAAAACATTATACAAGAACAGTTGAATCCATCCATATGTCAGTGGAAAGAAGAATTTCAGCTAGCTTTAAAGATGTACCGGGAGGGCAAATTCTGGGAGCAGCCTATGATTATACTCACAGACTTATGGATTTTGAACTTGCAGATGAATCTAAAGAGGAGGCCTTGAGCTGGTTAAAGAACTTTCAGGGTGATGCAGCACAACAAGAAAGTGAAGATGTACTTAGAAAAATGCCTAAGGTGATGGATTTTTTGAGAGAAGAGGGACTTATTAGAACTTATGAAAAGGATGATAAAAACCCAATTGACATAACTAAAAAGAGTATAGAATTTCCAACGGAGAGAAGTGAAAGATTACAGATTTTAACAAGGGGTCAGACGGGGGCTGTTGTATCATTAGGCTATGCAGCCTTAAGAGGTTATGGATCCCTTCATCCTACTGTAGGAGAATTGAGAGTAGGTACTCTACCTCTGTATATTAGTGATCTCCTTGGAAATTCCTGTAAGGAAGAAGAAGATTTCTATATTGGAGATATTGAAGTTACAGAGGTGGAGATGTTTATACCTAAAACTGTAGAGGGAAAAAAGGGTGAACAAAGTCTTGAGTTTGGAATAGGCTACGGTATCTGTTATGGACAAAATGAAACAAAGGCCATGGCTATGGCTATACTTGATCAATGTCTGGAAACTAAAGATGAAAAATACCCTACTCATAATGAAGAATTTGTGCTGATGCATATAGATAGTGTTGAATCTTCAGGTTTTATGTCTCATTTAAAATTACCTCACTATGTAACCTTTCAATCAAAATTAGATAGTGTTCGTAAGACCAGGAAAGGAAAAGGTGTAATTGAATGA
- a CDS encoding 5-fold beta-flower protein produces MEKVYDSRDRLYGYVDGNVIYDECYHIMGYTDGSVLYDEYYNPMAYVSDRFVYTMDGTPVGYYNGYNLYDMNGNYIGYGNQGLLGTILLLLIFRRLFRRRRIF; encoded by the coding sequence ATGGAAAAAGTATATGATTCCAGAGATAGACTTTATGGTTATGTTGATGGAAATGTAATTTATGATGAATGTTATCATATCATGGGCTATACTGACGGTTCTGTGCTTTACGATGAATATTATAACCCTATGGCATATGTATCTGATAGATTTGTTTATACAATGGATGGCACTCCTGTTGGATATTATAATGGCTACAATTTATACGATATGAATGGTAATTATATAGGATATGGAAATCAAGGATTGCTTGGTACTATTCTTCTTTTATTAATCTTTAGACGTTTATTTAGACGCAGACGTATATTCTAA
- a CDS encoding PHP domain-containing protein, whose product MKADLHVHTNISDGSFGLEEVIDIAIKNGVTHLGITNHDTVKGLGEAVEKGKSAGIRIIPGIEISACDPQSKKKIHILGFNFDLKGINIRKICDVVLQNRHKNSLWQIRQLIKNGYVMDIGNIYARAESSEVIYKQHIMAELIDKNYTDKIYSDLYRRLFKGDGICARDIEYADAYEAVRAIKKDGGIAILAHPGQLDSYSFIEKLVEAGLDGIELYHEDHCEEDHKKVVEYCRKYNLIATGGSDFHGDYGTDINIGQILSPKEFLYVFDSEIIGLGI is encoded by the coding sequence ATGAAAGCGGATCTTCATGTTCACACAAATATTTCTGATGGATCCTTTGGATTAGAAGAAGTTATAGATATAGCTATAAAAAATGGTGTTACCCATCTTGGAATTACAAATCATGATACAGTTAAAGGATTGGGAGAAGCAGTTGAGAAAGGTAAAAGTGCAGGGATAAGGATAATTCCGGGTATCGAAATATCTGCCTGTGATCCTCAAAGTAAGAAGAAAATTCACATTTTAGGATTTAATTTTGATCTTAAAGGAATAAATATCAGAAAAATTTGCGATGTAGTTTTACAGAATAGGCATAAAAATTCATTATGGCAAATTAGGCAGCTTATAAAAAATGGTTATGTAATGGATATAGGTAATATATATGCTAGAGCTGAGAGTAGTGAAGTTATTTATAAACAACATATTATGGCTGAACTAATAGATAAAAATTATACTGATAAAATATATTCAGATTTATACAGAAGGCTGTTTAAGGGAGATGGAATATGTGCAAGAGATATAGAATATGCTGATGCCTATGAAGCAGTAAGAGCTATTAAAAAAGATGGGGGCATTGCAATATTAGCGCACCCTGGGCAATTGGATTCCTATAGTTTTATTGAAAAGCTTGTTGAAGCAGGATTAGACGGCATTGAACTGTATCATGAAGATCACTGCGAAGAAGATCACAAAAAGGTTGTTGAATATTGCAGAAAATATAATTTAATAGCTACTGGAGGCAGTGATTTTCATGGAGACTATGGTACAGATATAAATATTGGACAAATATTAAGTCCTAAGGAATTTTTGTATGTATTTGATTCTGAAATAATTGGTTTAGGCATCTGA
- a CDS encoding GntR family transcriptional regulator, protein MKDNIEIKIIDELISNINNGEYSSDNKLPSENALADTYGVPRIVVRKAYERLEEMGYIYSKQGKGSFLRDRHKPIDLVLSGDESFSEKMIKKGYDFFSKNIFFKRIEYNEKIFKELGVTHSDKVYKIGRLRIISDIPMALHISYVSSATLPDIEKSGDSISSMFEYYRSNGYREFMSKKSILSVSFPGEEERNILECSSLVPLLVLETNSADAETAKILEYTKIIYRCDYFKYII, encoded by the coding sequence ATGAAGGACAATATTGAAATCAAAATTATTGATGAGTTAATATCCAATATTAATAATGGTGAATATAGTAGTGATAATAAATTACCTTCAGAAAATGCTTTGGCAGATACCTATGGGGTTCCAAGGATAGTAGTAAGAAAAGCTTATGAAAGATTGGAAGAAATGGGCTATATTTATTCAAAGCAGGGGAAAGGTAGCTTCTTAAGAGATAGACATAAACCTATTGATTTGGTTTTATCTGGTGATGAAAGCTTTAGTGAAAAAATGATTAAAAAAGGCTATGATTTCTTTTCAAAGAATATATTTTTTAAAAGAATTGAATATAATGAAAAGATTTTTAAAGAATTGGGTGTAACTCACAGTGATAAAGTATATAAAATAGGAAGATTGAGAATTATAAGTGATATACCAATGGCATTACATATTTCCTATGTATCATCGGCTACTTTACCTGATATAGAAAAATCAGGTGATAGTATATCTTCCATGTTTGAATACTATAGAAGTAATGGATACAGGGAATTTATGTCTAAGAAAAGTATTTTAAGTGTTTCCTTTCCAGGGGAAGAAGAACGTAATATATTAGAATGCTCTAGTTTAGTTCCTTTATTAGTGTTAGAAACTAATTCTGCTGATGCTGAAACAGCAAAAATATTGGAATATACAAAAATAATATACAGATGTGATTACTTTAAATATATAATTTAG